Sequence from the Methanosarcina siciliae T4/M genome:
TCAAATCTTCACTTTTTCTCCATTTAACACTGCTTCCTCATTAACCCTTACTTCCTTGGTCGTATCTTCATAGCTTACGACATACGGACCTGTGGGAGCCGTATCGAACTGGGTTTCCCCGGAAACAGGACCTTCGGTTGAATAGGGGACGGTAAACTCATACCTGCCTTCAGAGTCCGAAGTTGTCGACTGGGAATACTCAAAAGTCCTGCCTTGGCCGGTCAAAATTGCCGTACTTATTTTAATCGTTTCATTGGGCGAAGCAATCCCGGTTATATTTGCACCTTTTACATATTCGAAGATTTTAACATACCCGCTATCCTCTTCGGGAACGTTTCCTCCGTAAAAGAGATTATAGATCTGCTTGTACGCCACCTCGTTACTCTGACCCGCCCATGACTCGTGAACCAGTCGATACTGCTTCAAACCATTTCCGTCAAGGAAGTGAAGTCTGGATTCCATCGAGTTGTAATAACGCATTGTAGGCAGGATTTGAGAGTTACCTTCTACCTGGTACTGGGCATAGTACCCTTCGGAATCAAGGGTCCAGGTAGCCATAGGCAAAAATTTCCCATCATATAAAGAAGCCATTTCTATGTCCGAAACAATATAACGGGCCCCTGCTTTATCCGGATCAGGGTCAACAGCTTCCAGCACTTTAGTCGCTTCTTCTTCGGATTGGGCTGTAAAGAAAGTGGAAGCTCCGGGTTTGTTTTCTTCATCAATACTTCCTCTACGTCCTCCAATTCCAGCCTGGAAGGGGTTGGCGTTGGGCATCCGGTGTCCGATAGTTTCAATCCAGTGCCCATAGTCCCACCAGGACATCACTCCGTAAGCGGTTTCAGGATAATCGAAAAGTTCTCCATCCTCAGGAGCTTCGTAAACTGAATTGTAGTCCATGCCCGGATCCGGAGTATTGGATTGGAGCCACAGACAGGATTCAATCCAGGGACCATTGGGACCTCCGGGGCCGCCTATTGTTTGTCCCATTGCAGAACTGTACTCTGGAAGAACAAGCACCGCGAATATGGCAAGGATTGCAAAGATCTGTTCTATTTTTACAAATCTGAAGAAACTGGGGAAATCCTTAAGCGATTTCACATTAGTTCTGAAGTTTTCTTCAAGCCTGTCCCATTTTACAAGTTCAAGGAGCCTGCCTCCCAGATAAGCCCCCATAACTGCAATATTTACCGAATAGTAATATGCAAAACGGTTCTGTCCATAGATTGCCATGAACATTAAAAGGCCCCATACCAGAGCCAGCAGCTCTTCAGGTCTTGGTTTCCTGATGATATTTGCCGTAAGGAGGATCATTCCAGCTATTGAAGCGAAAAAAGCGGGAGCTGTAAAATAATTATACACTCTTGAAAATGAAAATTCCCCCCCTGGGTAAAATATGGAGGTAACTTCCCTAATCGTAGAAGGGCCACCTGTCTGGACCCCAAAAATTGAATGAGGGGCGTTTATGACCAGTGAGTAGAGAGATGGAACCGCAATTTTCACTGCAATAAGCCCAAAAATAAAAGCTCCGAATATTGCCAGAGGGAAATAATAAGTCTTTAAATTTCTTTTTTTGAACTCTCTTTCAATTAAACCTAAAAATGCAAAAATCATCAGTGCTCCAAAAACCGTAATTACGTGGAACCAGGAGTAATAATACATTGAAAAGCCCATTTCAGGATGAACAAAGGGAAGGATAAGGATTGAACTTACAAGAAACGTAACCGTTCCTACAATCCCAAGGTAGTCACTAGACTCACCATGGAAATTATCAATGACATACTGGATCACGGCATAAACCAGAATGATCAATAGGAAAAGAGAAGCTCCGGGCCATGAAAGCTGGTAAGCCGAATACATGAAACCGGCTATAATGGAATATATCAGTGGCTCTTTCAGGACATCGAGATTTTTGGTAATTACATGCTCGAAACGCAATCTTTTTTCTTTTGCGGAAATCAAAGCCAGCATGAAAAACATCATGAAAAATGTACTGAATAAAGTCTCAGCTACATGATGATCCGTGAAGCCTATGATGGAACGGTGCAAAAATTGTCCTGGAGCAAAAGCAATCAAGATTGCAGCCAGTATGCCTGTTTTATGCCCCCCGAGATATTTTCCGACATAGTAAACAGGAATGACAGTAAGGGCTCCGAGCACTGCAGGGAAATAAGCTCCGACAGTAGTAATAAGATCCTGACCGGGGCTGCCCATTCCAAGGACCAAAGAAGTTATAGCCATCATCTGGTCAAACAGAGGGCCAAAATGGATGTAACTCCCGTTGGGGTAGTTGGTCATAGGATTGTAAAACATCCTGTTTGGATAATTTTCAAGGAGAACATTTAAGGTCCGCATATGATACCAGGGGTCGTTGCCCCCGAACTTTACAAACCCGTTGGATAAAAAAACCGAATCAGAGGGGCGTATTCTGATCAAAAAAGATATAAAACCGATTATCGAAACTACAAGAATATAAGGCAAGCTGGATTTTAATTTAGACTTAAACGTTGATGTGGGACGATTCTTAGAACCCATAGTAATCCCCTTCAGGAAGTGGAACTAACATATAGCTACAGAAAACACATATGATATCTTTCGAATAGAGGCACAAATAATGAAAGTAATTGCAAACACTTTCATGCCAAAAGAAAATTACATAGATTGTATTAATTCGATGTAAGAGTTTATAATTTTATCCCATTTTTGATCCGGAGCTTCATAACGCTCATTTTTTCCGAGAAGGTTCGGAATGGTTTGCCGGATGGATTCTACATCTCCGGGGGGAACAAAAAAAGTACCTTCATATCCGGCCATAGATTCTTTCAGGCCGCCTACTTCAGAAACAACAACCGGTTTTCCAAAAGACATGGCTATATGGGCAATTCCGCTCTGTGAAGCCCTCAGGTAGGGTAAGACCACCACATCTGCAGCACTGAAGTAAAGGCTGACCTTTTCATCGGGTACGTATTCGTCCACAAGCGTGATCCTATCGGAGCAAGAGGAAACCTCGATCTGGTCAAGCAGTTCTTTGCGGTCTTCCCAGATTTCTCCGACAATCAGCAACCTAGTTTTCTCAAGTATCTCAGCAGGAAGCTGTTCGAAAGCCCTGATAAGATAAGGGATACCTTTGTATTTGCGAATTAAACCGAAAGAAAGGATAACAAATTCTTCTTTTATTGAGAGAGTTTTTTTTGCTTCTTTACTGTCAAGCACATTCCCATACTGGTCATAGAGGCCGTGGGGAATTACATGGATATTTTCAGGGGCAATCGAATACCTTTCTGCAACAAGCTTTTTGTCAGATTCGGAATGAGTAATATATGCATCAAGGTTTTTGCGGAGCAATTTTCCCGTTATTTTTGAGTATAAACGGATAGGTAGTACAGACTCTTCAAAAGGATCCACGACTTCATGGAACTCAATGATTATTTTAGGTTTGTTAAGTACACTTGCAAAGAACTTAAGCAAAAGGTGCATGTGCGCAACTGAAGAAGTCCACCACTGTAAAACTATGACATCAGGTTTATGTAATTGAATAAAATTGTATGCCCGGACCCACGTCAAAGGATTATTATAGTCCATTCCATCAAAAACGGAAATTTCAGGTGAAAAACTCAGGTCTGAAATGTCTTTTCCTACATGAGATTTACCTGGGAAAAGAAAGGTTGGCAGGAGCTGCCGAAAGCAGACAACAGAGACATCTTTTTCCGCAGACATCGCGTTTGCCAGACGAATTGTATAATAACTGATACCACTTAAAAAACGCTTAGAAGGTCCGACTATGCAAATGCTTTTGTGGGATGCCATTGACCTTAACTATCACATTATCTTTATATTAAGCTAATGCATTAGACTGTATAAGTACCTGGATAGAGAGGTTCAGTTTTGAAAATAGCCCAGATTTGCCCCCGCTATTTCCCTGATATTGGAGGAGTAGAAACGCACGTTAAAGAGATTAGTGAGAGGCTGGCCAAAGCAGGGCACGACGTTGAGGTCATAACGACAGACCCGACGGGAAAATTGAACAGAAGGGACACCATAAACGGGGTAGAGATTATCAGGTTCAGGTCCTTTGCTCCCGGAAATGCATACTATTTTGCCCCTCAGATATATTTCTATCTTAAACAACACAATTATGACGTGATTCACGCACATAGCTATCACGCACTTCCGGCGTTATTTGCAGCCCTGGGAAAACGTGAAAGAAGATTTGTGTTTACCCCACATTACCACCGGAGCGGACATACTGCATTTCGAAACCTGCTGCATAAACCTTACAGGTTCCTGGGAAAGATAATTTTTTCCAGGGCAGACATAATAATTTGTGTGTCCGAGTACGAAAAAAAACTTGTTGAATCCGATTTCAGAGTTCAGGGAAAAACGGTGAAAATTCCAAACGGGATTAACCTTAAAGAGTTTGAAAACCTGAAGCGCCAGCAAAAGAAAGACGGAGAGAAAATCCTCCTATATGTAGGCCGCCTGGAAGAATATAAAGGGGTACAGTACATTATTCAAAGTCTGCCTGAGCTCCGGGATTTCAGGCTAAGGGTTGTTGGAAAGGGACCCTATGAAGAAGAACTCCACGAGATGGCAAAGGACCTGGCGGTATCTGAGAGGGTTGAGTGGTTAAAAAACCTGTCAAGAAGAGAACTGCTTGAATGCTATGCATCATCCGATGTGTTTTTAATGCTTTCTTCTCATGAAGCATATGGAATAACAGTTGCAGAGGCGCTGGCTGCAGGGACTCCGTGTGTGGTTGCAAAAGGGAGTGCGCTTGAGGAGTTTGTAGACGGGGAATATTGTGTAGGGATTGAGAGTCCAATCATATCCAATAAAATATCTAAAGCTATAAAAGCACTGGAAGGAAATAAGCATATAGCAATTTTAAGTAAAAAGCAAATTTTAATGGATTGGAACGAAGTTGTTGAAAAAATTGAGAGCTTGTTGAGTCAATCAGATGAATAGATCCGAATAGGCAAATGTTTTAGCCTCAACCAAAAAATATCTCTAGCAATTACTTATGACAGGATTAACGTGTAAATGGTAGATTTCACAACAGAGTTATATTAAAGAATTAATTGATAATTTATGAGTTGAGAATTAGAATGAATATACACTATCTAACAGACATATACTTTGGGGAAAAAAACGCAGGGACGACTCACACATTAGAAATATACAATAACTTATCGAAAAAAAATGAAGTCCATTTAATATGCCAAAAACCACAGCCTGAAATTCATCTCAAAAATAGATGTTATATTCCACTTTTTGGTACCACACGCATAAAACGTACCATCCTATTGAATTCTCTATTTTGGATAATATATCCTCTATACCTATTAACGAAAAAAAAACCAGACCTGTTTTATCAGCGATTTGATGGAACATTATTCATATCACCCTCACTGATATTCTCCAAGTTATTTAAGATCCCTCTGGTTATGGAAGTAAACGGAGACATGATTGATGAGATATCAATGAGAAGTGAGCCACAGGTTTACTTAGAGATCATAAAACTATGCGAAAAGAACTATTATTCAAACGCCAGCAGAATAATTGTAGTTACGGAAGGAATAAAAAAAGCAATAATCAAAAATTACTGCATCCCTGAAGAAAAAATAGAGGTAATAGGAAACGGAGTTAATACAGATATATTCAGGCCATTAAACAATACCTCAAACTTGAAAAAGAAGTACGGGTTTGATGAAAAAAATGTTGTCATATTTGTTGGTATCTTAGTAGAGTGGCAGGGGCTTAAATATCTGGTAGAAGCCGCACCTGCAGTTTTGGAAGAAAAGCCAGACACAGTATATTTAATAATTGGCGATGGGCCTTTAAAAAACGAGATCGTTCAAAAAGTTAAAGATCTAAGAATACACGAAAAATTCATATTTACAGGCTTTGTATCCCATGAGGAAGTACCACTATACATAAATGCAAGTGATGTATGTGTGGTACCCAAGATACCCCTAAAATCCGGTTATTCGCCTTTAAAATTATATGAGTATATGGCATGCGGAAAAGCTGTAATAGCAAGCGATGTAAGGGGATTTGAAATACTGGAACAAGCAAAAGCAGGAATTTTAGTTGAACCGCAAAACTCCCAGAAACTGTCAGAAGCTATCTTAAAAGTGCTGGAGGATGAAGCTTTAAAAAGAGAAATGGGAAAACGTGGATATAAAGAAGCGTTAATGCACCACAGTTGGAAGAGTGTGGCTCAGAAAACAGAAGATCTATTTATCGACGTGTTACAGGAAAAGCATGGTTCATAAAAACTTGAGGTAGGATGAGAATAGTATCAATCGTTGGGGCTCGCCCTCAATTCATCAAATGTGCACCTCTGTCTCGACTGATAAGAAAAAAACATGAAGAAATCCTCGTGCATACGGGTCAGCACTATGACATAGGAATGTCAGATGTTTTCTTTGAGGAACTGGATATCCCGAAACCAGACTACAATCTGGGTGTAGGGTCTGATAGTCATGGAGCTCAAACTGGAAAAATGTTGATTGAAATCGAGAAAATTCTCCTCAGAGACAAGCCTGACCTTGTCCTTGTATACGGGGACACAAACTCCACGCTTGCGGGAAGCCTTGCAGCTTCCAAATTACATATCAAAACTGCGCATGTAGAAGCTGGTCTCCGGTCTTTTGATCGGGAAATGCCAGAAGAGATTAATAGAGTACTTACAGACAATGTATCAGACCTGCTTTTTTGCCCAACAGAAACTGCAGTCTTAAACCTGAAAAAAGAAGGAATCACAAAGGGAGTCTATAATGTAGGGGATGTAATGCTTGATTCCTTAAAATATAACATAAAGATTGCAGAACAAAAAGCCACAATCCTTAAAGAGCTGAATCTAAACTCAAAAGAATATATTGTTGCAACTGTTCATCGGGCTTCGAACGCTGACAGCTTTGAAAACCTTTCCTCCATAATAAAAGCTTTCTGTCATGCAGGTGTTCCCATTGTCTTTACGGTTCACCCGAGAACTGAAAAGTATCTGAAACAATATGGACTCTGGGACAAACTACGTGAAAAAGTTAAGGTGATTCCCCCCCTTGGATACTTGGAAATGCTAAAGCTCATGGCTCATGCAAAAAAGATCCTTACAGACTCGGGAGGGGTGCAGAAAGAAGCTTACATGCTTGGGGTGCCCTGCATAACTATGAGGGAAAATACCGAGTGGGTTGAAACTATAGAGGATGGAGGGAATGTGCTTGTTGGTGCGGATTATGAGAAAATAATGGACGCAATTTTAAATTTTGAAGGAGGCAAGGCAAAAGGAAATGTTTTTGGAAACGGGGATGCATGTGTAAAGATTCTTGAAATTTTAATGACTGCTATATAAATATAAAAAAGAAAGCTAAATATGGAATTTTTTATAATTGCAATAAATCTGTTTTTTTCATAATTTTTTGAAATGTGATATAATGACATATGATAAATTTATAAAAGATGTAGGACTTATCGGAATCACACAGGTTTTAACAACCTTAGGTGCATTTTTTTTACTTCCTATTATCACAAAAACCCTTGGGTCATATGATTACGGGATTTGGTCCCAAATAAACGTTACTGTATCTCTTCTAACACCTTTTGCCCTTTTGGGTCTTTCGATGTCTATTGTTCGATTTATGTCAGCAGAGAAAGATGTCAATGTAATTCGGGAAACTTTTTACTCGGTTCTATTTTTTGTAGCATTAACAAGCATGTTAATCTCTATATTGGTATTTGTAATTTCAGATTGGCTTGCATCATTTCTCTTTCAAGATATCAATACCTCATATTTCATCAAAATTGGATCTTTCCTTATATTCTTTTCAGCTCTTAATCAGATAACAATGTTTTATTTTCGTATATTCAGACAAATTTCTAAATATGCATTCCTATCAATATTTAATTCATTTGGCGGACTTGTATTAATCCTGATACTCGTTAAAATGGGTTTTGGTCTCTTTGGGGTTATCAGTGCTGCACTCTTAGTTCAGTTATTTGTCATTGTAGTTGGAATATTACTTATAACATCCCAGATAGGTTTTTCTGTTCCAAAATTTACCTATCTTCACTCCCATTTAAAATATGGACTTCCACTAGCACCGAATTCAGCTGTCAGGTGGATAACAAGTTCAAGTGATAAATACATTCTAGGATTTTTCATGGGACTTAACGCTGTAGGTATATATGCTGCAGCATATGCAATTGGAAACATCATTTCTTTTTTTGTCTCGCCAATTCAGCTCATGCTATTTCCTACTTTATCAAAAGCTTATGATATGCAAAATCTCTCTGAAGTTAATGGGTATCTTGAGTATTCACTAAAGTATTTTCTTTTATTTGCTATCCCATCTGCCTTTGGAATTTCAGTTCTTGCAAAACCTATATTAAGAATGATGACAACTGCAGAATTTGTATCAGGGAGTATTGTAATTCCTTTTGTCGCGTTTGGTATTATCTTCGAGGGAGTGTATCAGATTTCAATTAATGTTACTCATTTGGTGAAAAAAACCCAGTATAATATAGTATTTCTTTCGATTGGTGCCATATCTAATTTGTTACTTAATATTATCTTAATACCAATTTTTGGTCTTGTTGGAGCTGCAGTTAGTACTTTAATAGCGTACTTTTTAATGTGTGCTGTATCCGTATTCTTTTCACAAAAATACATCCAAATTAATATAGATTGGTTATTAATATCAAAAATTATATTAAGTAGTTTACTGATGGCTTTAGTTGTTCATACCTATAATCCTGAGACATTTATTGGTATAATTATTGCAATAGGACTTGGGTTTATCATATATTGCTTATTAATAATACTGTTGAAAGGAGTTGAGATCAGAGAATTGAAGTCAATTATACATGCACTTATACCAAATAATAGAGCAGTTGAGGTGTCGGATAAATTTCAGTAATAGAACTCCGGTTAAAAACAATATATAATTTCACTCAGTCAATTAAAAACCAAACTCATAAATAATTTAATTGGGATTAAACCTATAAAACAAAAAATATTTAACTATAATTACTTTATAATAGATAATTTCCTGAGAATAACTCCCGCATATGGCATCATTTTCCGTGTCACTTTCTGAATTATATTTCCCTGATATTTTTTCTTTTTCAAGTTGACTTTTCGGAGGTAATCTTCACGATCTATTGTTATATACAACTCACGTGAATATGTTAATCTCTCCTTTAACCTCTGTCGAACTATTTTATTTGCGGGTGTAAATGGGATATTTTCAAAATAATTGTCTGGATATGGAAATAACCATTCATTTTCATCGAAAAGTTCACGAGAAGTATAGAATTTGGTTTTATGTCTTCCATCAACAGTCTGACCATAAAAAATGTCTTCTATTGATAAATCTTCAAGTACAATTGCCCCATCTCTTGCAGCATCTTCAAGAAGTTTTTTTCCTTTCTCGGTTCTGGCAATAACAACAGTATGACCTTCAGGTTGTTGCTTATGAGTAATTCCCCATGGATCTCCACAGACAATATCACTGAAGATGTTCATCTGGTCATAACAAGCTATACAACGATGCAGTTCATATACTTGTTTTAACCTGTGACGTTTTTCTTTTGGAAGCCAATAATCGTTAGTTGAAGTTGTAACATGAACATCGCCAGGCCACCCACAACTTTTATCCCTGAACCAGAACCGCGATATCTGTTTGGAATCACACTCACTTTGTTCAATCAAATCATCAATCATATCACCCCCATTTTGTCCTGCACAAATTAAACCAATTGTATATTTTGGCAAGGTTACATTTGGGTAATTTTCACGAATTAATTGAAGACTTTCAGCCTGGCACCCTAAAACAACAGCAGCAGTATTTTTATCCGAATGTTCAAGTATTGTTTTAACAACTGAAGACTGGGTATAATATGACCCGCATGCATCGATTATTTCAGATTCCGATAAAGCAAGTACCGCTTGTGGCCTTCTTGTTTGTAAGTTTAGGTTGTTTACTATTGCTCCTTCGATCTTATTTTGCTCTAAAAGATAACACAATAGTGCTGTTACAATTCCCCCACTCTGTGATTTTTGCCTTATTGTATTATCACTTGCATATCCTACATACCCTGCAAGACATACACCATGAAAAATATCATCAGTTTCAATTGACGGTTTATTCTCAGGGTTACTCGAGCAGATTTTTGCACATTTCCCGCAATCGATACACAGGTCATTGTTGAGATTTGCAACAAGATACCCGGCAGTATTTGTAATTATCTCAATTGCATTTGAAGGACAGATCCCAGAACACGCTCCGCAAGCAGTACAGAGAGCATTGTTTGCAATATGGGAAATATTATTTATTTGCATAATCCACCTTTATTTTGAAAACAGAATTTTGCCAGTCTCAATAACTGCTTTTCGAACATCGGGGTGTTTTTCAGCAATTATCTTTTTAGATTCATCTCTATTCTCCCAGAATGAATCAAAGGTTGAGATCAGTTTTTCGGAAGTACATTCACCAGTTGGAATCCCCCATTCATCCTGACCATACCAGTGGAGGAGTTCCTCATACTTGTAGTGCCATCCAACAACAAGTGTTGGAACTCCTGAGGACAAAGCAGCAACACATGAATGATATCTGCTGGCGACAATAACCTCACATGAGGCGATGGTGTTTTTTAGTTCTTTGCTGGACATATGTGCCGAATCAATGATATCTACATGAATACTTTCTTTTTTCAATTTATCCTGGATTTCCTTCGACACGGTAATATCATTCATATCTGAC
This genomic interval carries:
- a CDS encoding glycosyltransferase family 4 protein gives rise to the protein MKIAQICPRYFPDIGGVETHVKEISERLAKAGHDVEVITTDPTGKLNRRDTINGVEIIRFRSFAPGNAYYFAPQIYFYLKQHNYDVIHAHSYHALPALFAALGKRERRFVFTPHYHRSGHTAFRNLLHKPYRFLGKIIFSRADIIICVSEYEKKLVESDFRVQGKTVKIPNGINLKEFENLKRQQKKDGEKILLYVGRLEEYKGVQYIIQSLPELRDFRLRVVGKGPYEEELHEMAKDLAVSERVEWLKNLSRRELLECYASSDVFLMLSSHEAYGITVAEALAAGTPCVVAKGSALEEFVDGEYCVGIESPIISNKISKAIKALEGNKHIAILSKKQILMDWNEVVEKIESLLSQSDE
- a CDS encoding glycosyltransferase family 4 protein encodes the protein MNIHYLTDIYFGEKNAGTTHTLEIYNNLSKKNEVHLICQKPQPEIHLKNRCYIPLFGTTRIKRTILLNSLFWIIYPLYLLTKKKPDLFYQRFDGTLFISPSLIFSKLFKIPLVMEVNGDMIDEISMRSEPQVYLEIIKLCEKNYYSNASRIIVVTEGIKKAIIKNYCIPEEKIEVIGNGVNTDIFRPLNNTSNLKKKYGFDEKNVVIFVGILVEWQGLKYLVEAAPAVLEEKPDTVYLIIGDGPLKNEIVQKVKDLRIHEKFIFTGFVSHEEVPLYINASDVCVVPKIPLKSGYSPLKLYEYMACGKAVIASDVRGFEILEQAKAGILVEPQNSQKLSEAILKVLEDEALKREMGKRGYKEALMHHSWKSVAQKTEDLFIDVLQEKHGS
- a CDS encoding flippase: MTYDKFIKDVGLIGITQVLTTLGAFFLLPIITKTLGSYDYGIWSQINVTVSLLTPFALLGLSMSIVRFMSAEKDVNVIRETFYSVLFFVALTSMLISILVFVISDWLASFLFQDINTSYFIKIGSFLIFFSALNQITMFYFRIFRQISKYAFLSIFNSFGGLVLILILVKMGFGLFGVISAALLVQLFVIVVGILLITSQIGFSVPKFTYLHSHLKYGLPLAPNSAVRWITSSSDKYILGFFMGLNAVGIYAAAYAIGNIISFFVSPIQLMLFPTLSKAYDMQNLSEVNGYLEYSLKYFLLFAIPSAFGISVLAKPILRMMTTAEFVSGSIVIPFVAFGIIFEGVYQISINVTHLVKKTQYNIVFLSIGAISNLLLNIILIPIFGLVGAAVSTLIAYFLMCAVSVFFSQKYIQINIDWLLISKIILSSLLMALVVHTYNPETFIGIIIAIGLGFIIYCLLIILLKGVEIRELKSIIHALIPNNRAVEVSDKFQ
- a CDS encoding oligosaccharyl transferase, archaeosortase A system-associated, whose protein sequence is MGSKNRPTSTFKSKLKSSLPYILVVSIIGFISFLIRIRPSDSVFLSNGFVKFGGNDPWYHMRTLNVLLENYPNRMFYNPMTNYPNGSYIHFGPLFDQMMAITSLVLGMGSPGQDLITTVGAYFPAVLGALTVIPVYYVGKYLGGHKTGILAAILIAFAPGQFLHRSIIGFTDHHVAETLFSTFFMMFFMLALISAKEKRLRFEHVITKNLDVLKEPLIYSIIAGFMYSAYQLSWPGASLFLLIILVYAVIQYVIDNFHGESSDYLGIVGTVTFLVSSILILPFVHPEMGFSMYYYSWFHVITVFGALMIFAFLGLIEREFKKRNLKTYYFPLAIFGAFIFGLIAVKIAVPSLYSLVINAPHSIFGVQTGGPSTIREVTSIFYPGGEFSFSRVYNYFTAPAFFASIAGMILLTANIIRKPRPEELLALVWGLLMFMAIYGQNRFAYYYSVNIAVMGAYLGGRLLELVKWDRLEENFRTNVKSLKDFPSFFRFVKIEQIFAILAIFAVLVLPEYSSAMGQTIGGPGGPNGPWIESCLWLQSNTPDPGMDYNSVYEAPEDGELFDYPETAYGVMSWWDYGHWIETIGHRMPNANPFQAGIGGRRGSIDEENKPGASTFFTAQSEEEATKVLEAVDPDPDKAGARYIVSDIEMASLYDGKFLPMATWTLDSEGYYAQYQVEGNSQILPTMRYYNSMESRLHFLDGNGLKQYRLVHESWAGQSNEVAYKQIYNLFYGGNVPEEDSGYVKIFEYVKGANITGIASPNETIKISTAILTGQGRTFEYSQSTTSDSEGRYEFTVPYSTEGPVSGETQFDTAPTGPYVVSYEDTTKEVRVNEEAVLNGEKVKI
- the wecB gene encoding non-hydrolyzing UDP-N-acetylglucosamine 2-epimerase, with the translated sequence MRIVSIVGARPQFIKCAPLSRLIRKKHEEILVHTGQHYDIGMSDVFFEELDIPKPDYNLGVGSDSHGAQTGKMLIEIEKILLRDKPDLVLVYGDTNSTLAGSLAASKLHIKTAHVEAGLRSFDREMPEEINRVLTDNVSDLLFCPTETAVLNLKKEGITKGVYNVGDVMLDSLKYNIKIAEQKATILKELNLNSKEYIVATVHRASNADSFENLSSIIKAFCHAGVPIVFTVHPRTEKYLKQYGLWDKLREKVKVIPPLGYLEMLKLMAHAKKILTDSGGVQKEAYMLGVPCITMRENTEWVETIEDGGNVLVGADYEKIMDAILNFEGGKAKGNVFGNGDACVKILEILMTAI
- a CDS encoding glycosyltransferase; its protein translation is MASHKSICIVGPSKRFLSGISYYTIRLANAMSAEKDVSVVCFRQLLPTFLFPGKSHVGKDISDLSFSPEISVFDGMDYNNPLTWVRAYNFIQLHKPDVIVLQWWTSSVAHMHLLLKFFASVLNKPKIIIEFHEVVDPFEESVLPIRLYSKITGKLLRKNLDAYITHSESDKKLVAERYSIAPENIHVIPHGLYDQYGNVLDSKEAKKTLSIKEEFVILSFGLIRKYKGIPYLIRAFEQLPAEILEKTRLLIVGEIWEDRKELLDQIEVSSCSDRITLVDEYVPDEKVSLYFSAADVVVLPYLRASQSGIAHIAMSFGKPVVVSEVGGLKESMAGYEGTFFVPPGDVESIRQTIPNLLGKNERYEAPDQKWDKIINSYIELIQSM
- a CDS encoding Coenzyme F420 hydrogenase/dehydrogenase, beta subunit C-terminal domain, translating into MQINNISHIANNALCTACGACSGICPSNAIEIITNTAGYLVANLNNDLCIDCGKCAKICSSNPENKPSIETDDIFHGVCLAGYVGYASDNTIRQKSQSGGIVTALLCYLLEQNKIEGAIVNNLNLQTRRPQAVLALSESEIIDACGSYYTQSSVVKTILEHSDKNTAAVVLGCQAESLQLIRENYPNVTLPKYTIGLICAGQNGGDMIDDLIEQSECDSKQISRFWFRDKSCGWPGDVHVTTSTNDYWLPKEKRHRLKQVYELHRCIACYDQMNIFSDIVCGDPWGITHKQQPEGHTVVIARTEKGKKLLEDAARDGAIVLEDLSIEDIFYGQTVDGRHKTKFYTSRELFDENEWLFPYPDNYFENIPFTPANKIVRQRLKERLTYSRELYITIDREDYLRKVNLKKKKYQGNIIQKVTRKMMPYAGVILRKLSIIK